One Thermorudis peleae genomic window, CGATACCATGCTGCAGCGCATCCCGTGGACTCCGGAACTGAACGCGCTGTCCCCAGAGATAAATCTCGCCTTCATCAGGCTGAAGCTCTCCAAAGAGAATGCGCATCAGGGTGGTTTTCCCAGCGCCATTTTCTCCGAGAATCGCGTGAATTTCGCCAGCGCGAACCGTGAGGTCGATATGATCGTTGGCTACAACTGTGCCAAAGCGCTTGGTAATGCCACGCGCCTCAAGCACGACGTGACCGCGCTCTATGGGCCGCATAGTCACTCCTCACGAGCCGTACGGCAAGACTACGCTGTCAACCTGATTATTAGCCTCCTCCGATGATTGCATTTTGCTCATCTACGGAAGAATCGTCACACCTTCGAGATCAAAATTGAACTTCGTCAAAATCCACTCGGTTGTTGGGGCTTGCCCTGCAGGCTTGACCGTCGTCCCTTTCGCCGGAATCGGCGTATCCTGTAGCTTCAGCCCGGTTCCATTACTCACAAGCGCATTGGCCGTAAAGGGATCCCACTGCCCCTTTTGCATTTGCTCCCGCCGCTGGCGGACGAGATCAACAATTTCCTTGGGTAAGATCTGAGCGGCCTTGGGGCTAATGGCATCGACGCCAACTTTCATATCGTTCATCAAGTCAACGGTAGCCTCTTCGGTTCCATCCGCCAGCTTCATCGTCGACTCAAGGCCCAAGAACATGACCTCATCAGGCTTCTGCGACTTCATCATGGCCTGAATAATGCGATCATAGAGCACTTCCCACCGAGTGTCGAAGGACACCGCGACGGTGTTCGTATCGGCCCACTTGTAGAAGCCCACGATATCCATATCTTTGCCGACGAACCACACCCCTTTGGCCTTGCAGACGTCCAGGGTAGAACCGGAGTCGGTCTGCTGGGTGAGGACGTCGCAGTTATATTGACTAACGAGTGTTTCAGCAACTGCCCGCTCTTCAGCAGGAAGATACCAGTCACCGACGTATTTGATATAAATCTTGGCGTTCTTATTGAGCGTTCGGTTCGCCTCCTGGACACCCAGGATGAAGCCCGCTTGCCGATGCAACACCTGGATATTAGGGAAGGCGGAAACGATTCCGATATTACCGGTCTTCGTCAAGGCCCCCGCGACAAGCCCTTCGAGATACAGCGTTTGATACTGACGTGGGAAAATCCGAATGAAGTTCGGTTGATGGGTAAGATCACTCGCAACAATCGCGACAAAGATCTTATTGGGATACTTGCTCGTAATATCAAGCAATGGTAAGCCGATGAATTCGGCATTCCCCACGATAATGTCGGCGTTCTCTTTGGCAATCATTTCCTCAGCAAATGGGACAGCTTGATCCGGGCCAACTTGCTCACGATAGATGTACTTGAGGTTCTGATATTTCTGCGTCAACCGCTTCGCAGCGCGATCGTGTGCCCCAGACCACGTGGTGCCTTCGATCACGCTAAAATGCAAGATTGCCAGTGTGATTGGCTTGCCGGATGTTGTCGATGTCGCCGCTGCGGCCGTCGCAGCAGCCGTCGGTGTTGTCCCAGCGGCGGCTGCCCCAGTCGGCGTTGCCGCACTTGGCGCCTTTGTTGCAGGAGGCTGTGTCGCAGCAGATGGAGCTGACGTCGGTGTTGTTTGCCCACCACCACAGGCAGCTAAGAGTGCACTCAATAACGGCGCTGCCGTGCTCGCGAGCACTCCACGCATGAAGGTTCGGCGTGACAGCGGGTAACGCCCAAGACCTTTCAGATCCCGCTCGTTCATGGCTCCCCCTCAAGGACTTGCTACACGGTACCGATACGAAGGAGACAATTGTGCGCCTTCGGCACTGACAGGCGAAGGCAAAGTGACGACAACATTGTTAACAATTTCTGCGCAGCGTTTTCACCTCCTTCATGGCTTACCACTGTTAAGCACTGTTGTGAGTACGGTTGCCCAAAAGAAACAGACAACGGCGTTCTTTCCCATCCGTCTCTGGCGTGCGTACACAGCCACCGCAACGTCGCAATGCCAAAATGCTTCGTCACAGAATACTGTCGTGCCCGAGAAATACCCGTACGCTAGACAGAGACAGGATAATGGGCCTTGCCTCTGTCGTCAAGAGTCTCTCTGACAACGTCACGACAACAATAGCACGCTGCCTAAAAGCATTGGTCAGCGAGCCCAATAGGCGAGAAGCAAACCGCCAACGCAGGCCAGCCTCGCGGCAGATTGCAGCATCGTGTACGATCGTCATAGCATGAGCATGGGGAGTACCGCTGCATGATCCACCGGCTGGACCCGATGACCATTAGCAAGATTGCTGCGGGTGAAGTTATTGAGCGCCCGGCAGCTGTTGTCAAAGAACTGCTTGAGAACGCCCTCGATGCTCAAGCACGCATGGTCTACATCGAGGTTGCCGGTGGCGGCCAAGACCTCATCCGCGTTACCGATGATGGCATTGGCATGCACGCAGCCGAGCTACCGCTCGCGGTTGAGCGCTATACGACCTCGAAATTACAGGCATTCCATGATCTCATGCGGCTGACAACCTACGGATTTCGTGGTGAGGCACTTGCGAGCATTGCTGCGGTCAGTGAACTCGAGATCCTCAGCCGACCAGCAACTGAACCGATCGGATACCGTATCCGCGTTCACTTTGGGAAAGTCACCGCCGTCGAGCCAGCACCGGCCGCACCGGGTACGGCCGTTACCGTGCGTGATCTTTTCGCCAACGTCCCGGTGCGACGGCAGTTTCTTCGCCATGAGCGAACTGAGACAGCGTTCATGCAGCGGGTCGTCGCAGCCTATGCGCTTGCCCGGCCCGACGTTCAGTTCACCCTGGTTATTGATGGTCGCACAGTATTCTCAACGGATGGCAGTGGACAACTCCGCAATGCAATAACCAGCGTCCTCGGGGCTGATGTCGCCGAACAGATGGTCATTCTGGAGTGGCCCGTTGACCTTGACGCACCGTATCGTGTATCTGGAGCTATCAGCCTGCCATCACTTTTCCGAAGTAATCGGCAGCAGATGCTGTTCTTCGTGAATCAGCGATGGATCGAGAGCCGCACGCTCAACGTCGCGGTTGAGCAGGCGTACCACACACTCTTACTCATTGGTCGTTACCCTCTCGTAGTCCTTACGATTCAGCTGCCACCTGAACACGTCGACGTCAACGTCCACCCCACCAAGCGCGAAGTCCGTTTCCGTGATGAGCGCCGGGTTTTCCATCTGCTTCACGACGCTGTGCGTCATACGTTACAGCAGTGGACGGCAAAACAAGCGATTCCCCCAGTGGAATTCCGTACGGCCTCACCCCTTGCCGCCCCTCCACCTGAAATGCAGCGGCGCCTGCTCATCGCAGACCCACGACGAATCGGAACGCTTGACGCTCCTTCGCAATCGGTCACGCCATCGCACACCGAGCGCCAAACCACGGAGCGTGAACGTCTTCCGCTCCTTCGTGTGCTTGGTCAAGTGCAACAAACGTACATTATCGCTGAGGGCCCAGACGGGCTTTACCTTATTGATCAACATGCAGCCCACGAACGGGTACTGCTCGAACGATTGCTTGCCCAGTGGACGGCAGGCCATGTCGAAGCCCAAACCTTGCTAGAACCCTATATTGTTGAACTAACTGCCGACCAGTTGGCCACATTTGAGGCCTACCAAGACGAACTGGCAGCTTTGGGATTTCAGGTTGAACCTTTCGGAGGGAATGCCGTTGCGATCCGCCAAGTGCCGGCAATTCTGCGGCAACGGTCACCGAATACTGCGCTCCTGGCGATTCTCGACGACCTGAGTAACGGCGGTCACGCAACAAACCGGATCGAATCGCTTGCTATGACGACCGCGTGCCACTCAGCGATTCGCGCCGGTCAGGTACTCTCCTTAGAAGAGATGCGCGCGCTCATTCAAGAACTCGAGCAATGCACGGCTCCTCGCGCCTGCGCGCACGGACGCCCAACGATGGTGCATTTGAGCAATGAGGAACTTGCGCGGCAGTTTGCCCGTCGCTAGCGTCGTCCATTCTGCTCACGCCAAGGAAGCTGAAATGCCGTCTGTGTCGAGGACTCCGTGACGGGCACATGCTGCTCGTCCAGCTTGATCCAGCCATGCTTCAAGGCGTAAAGCACCGCCTGCGTGCGGTCGTTGACCGCTAGCTTGCGCAAAATCGACGTGATATGGTTCTTCACCGTTTGGTCACTAATATTGAGTAGTTGTGCGATCTCTTTATTACTGTGGCCGCGCGCGACGCAGTCGAGGATCTCAATCTCACGAGGAGTAAGCGGCGAGAAGAAACCAGTCGACGAACGATCCATGCGCGACAATTCGCGGAACTGATCGAGTACGCGTGAGGCAACAAAGGGGCGTGAAAGCACCATCTCGTTGATGAGGTATTCGCCTCGTGCCACCCGCATGATGATTTCGGTCAGGGCGCTTGGTTCAACGTCCTTGGTACAGTATGCTGCTGCACCTGCCCGGATCGCATTGAAAAGTTGCTCGTCATCTTGGTGCATGGTCAAGATAACAACGCCCGCTTGGGGATGACGACGTTTGAGAGCGCGAGCGACCTCTAACCCATTCATCCCGGGCAAACTCAAATCAATGAGGATAACATCAGGCTCACATTCATCGGCAAGACGCAGGGCCTCACTGCCATCACCAGCCTCGCCAACAATCTGAAAGTCAGGGATCTGTTCGAGTGCCCACCGGATGCCCGTGCGAAATAACGGATGATCGTCGACAATGAGAATCGTGATTGGACTCATTCGGCACACTCCTTACCCTGCTGTCTGGCCTTCAACAGCGTGATATTCGGCGAGCTGCGGCGTGAGCGGTAAGCGCAGGGTAATCCGGGTGCCAGCACCGGGCTCGCTCCAGATTGTCACCTCTCCCCCCACCACTTCCGCGCGCTCACGCATGCCCTTTAGCCCGAAGCCTCCACTCGACGTTGTCGTCACGGCCGACGGCCGGAATCCCTGGCCATCATCTGCCACCTCTAGAACTATGTCGGCAGAAGTTGCGCTCAACGTAAGCATAATGCGCCGTGCGCGGGCATGTCGCTGGGCATTGTGCAGTGCTTCCTGGACGACGCGGAAGACCGTGAGCTCTTGATCCGGAGTCAGTGGTGGAAGCGTCTCGGGCAGATGCACGACAAGCTCGCCTTGGAAGAGACGCTGGAAGGTCTCAAGGTAGTGGCGCAAGGCTGGCAGGAGTCCCTGCTGATGTAACAGTACCGGCTGAAGCTCGATCATGAACCGTCGGGTTTCACTCAACCCCTCACGAAGGAGGCGTTCAATCCGTTCGAGTTCCTCCAGAACTGCCCCTTTGCCTCCGTCCTCCGTTCGGGCAAGGACACGCGCAGCAAACTGCACGCTTAAAATTGCGTTAGCTAATACCTGCGCTGGCCCATCATGGATTTCGCGAGCCAGCCGACGCCGCTCTTCCTCCTGCGCGTGAATCATGGCTTGGCGAACAGCAAGCTGCTGCGCGATGTCGTTACCAGGCAGCACTCCTCGCTCATGGAACTGATGGCGTGCCAGGCGCAAAAGCTGGACAAAGTCACGCAACTGGCGGCTGAGCAATTGCCCTTGCGTCAGCGCCTGCGTAAGACGATCTTCAGCTTGGCGTAGGCGTTCCAGTTCGTGATTTTCTTGAGGATGTTCTAATAACAGCTCTTCAATGTGCAGGTGAAGACGCGAGCACTCCTGCTCCAACTCGGCCAGCTGCGCCCCAAGCCGGGATTGAATCGCTTCGAGCTGGTTCTCGCTTGCGGCGAGAACGTCAGCTGTCGCCTGATAAAACGCTTCGAGACTCTTCACAGACCAATCGGTATCCACAGTGTTCCCTCAGTTTGAAGATTTCGGCCTGTGCGAGTGTATGCAGTGTGCCCGCGA contains:
- a CDS encoding BMP family ABC transporter substrate-binding protein encodes the protein MNERDLKGLGRYPLSRRTFMRGVLASTAAPLLSALLAACGGGQTTPTSAPSAATQPPATKAPSAATPTGAAAAGTTPTAAATAAAATSTTSGKPITLAILHFSVIEGTTWSGAHDRAAKRLTQKYQNLKYIYREQVGPDQAVPFAEEMIAKENADIIVGNAEFIGLPLLDITSKYPNKIFVAIVASDLTHQPNFIRIFPRQYQTLYLEGLVAGALTKTGNIGIVSAFPNIQVLHRQAGFILGVQEANRTLNKNAKIYIKYVGDWYLPAEERAVAETLVSQYNCDVLTQQTDSGSTLDVCKAKGVWFVGKDMDIVGFYKWADTNTVAVSFDTRWEVLYDRIIQAMMKSQKPDEVMFLGLESTMKLADGTEEATVDLMNDMKVGVDAISPKAAQILPKEIVDLVRQRREQMQKGQWDPFTANALVSNGTGLKLQDTPIPAKGTTVKPAGQAPTTEWILTKFNFDLEGVTILP
- the mutL gene encoding DNA mismatch repair endonuclease MutL → MIHRLDPMTISKIAAGEVIERPAAVVKELLENALDAQARMVYIEVAGGGQDLIRVTDDGIGMHAAELPLAVERYTTSKLQAFHDLMRLTTYGFRGEALASIAAVSELEILSRPATEPIGYRIRVHFGKVTAVEPAPAAPGTAVTVRDLFANVPVRRQFLRHERTETAFMQRVVAAYALARPDVQFTLVIDGRTVFSTDGSGQLRNAITSVLGADVAEQMVILEWPVDLDAPYRVSGAISLPSLFRSNRQQMLFFVNQRWIESRTLNVAVEQAYHTLLLIGRYPLVVLTIQLPPEHVDVNVHPTKREVRFRDERRVFHLLHDAVRHTLQQWTAKQAIPPVEFRTASPLAAPPPEMQRRLLIADPRRIGTLDAPSQSVTPSHTERQTTERERLPLLRVLGQVQQTYIIAEGPDGLYLIDQHAAHERVLLERLLAQWTAGHVEAQTLLEPYIVELTADQLATFEAYQDELAALGFQVEPFGGNAVAIRQVPAILRQRSPNTALLAILDDLSNGGHATNRIESLAMTTACHSAIRAGQVLSLEEMRALIQELEQCTAPRACAHGRPTMVHLSNEELARQFARR
- a CDS encoding response regulator; this translates as MSPITILIVDDHPLFRTGIRWALEQIPDFQIVGEAGDGSEALRLADECEPDVILIDLSLPGMNGLEVARALKRRHPQAGVVILTMHQDDEQLFNAIRAGAAAYCTKDVEPSALTEIIMRVARGEYLINEMVLSRPFVASRVLDQFRELSRMDRSSTGFFSPLTPREIEILDCVARGHSNKEIAQLLNISDQTVKNHITSILRKLAVNDRTQAVLYALKHGWIKLDEQHVPVTESSTQTAFQLPWREQNGRR
- a CDS encoding sensor histidine kinase, which gives rise to MKSLEAFYQATADVLAASENQLEAIQSRLGAQLAELEQECSRLHLHIEELLLEHPQENHELERLRQAEDRLTQALTQGQLLSRQLRDFVQLLRLARHQFHERGVLPGNDIAQQLAVRQAMIHAQEEERRRLAREIHDGPAQVLANAILSVQFAARVLARTEDGGKGAVLEELERIERLLREGLSETRRFMIELQPVLLHQQGLLPALRHYLETFQRLFQGELVVHLPETLPPLTPDQELTVFRVVQEALHNAQRHARARRIMLTLSATSADIVLEVADDGQGFRPSAVTTTSSGGFGLKGMRERAEVVGGEVTIWSEPGAGTRITLRLPLTPQLAEYHAVEGQTAG